A genome region from Arachis duranensis cultivar V14167 chromosome 6, aradu.V14167.gnm2.J7QH, whole genome shotgun sequence includes the following:
- the LOC107493537 gene encoding low affinity sulfate transporter 3 isoform X1, whose protein sequence is MDEEEQDKGDYQTKIQFLIVEMSRVTDIDTSVIHALEELHRSLEKRDVEGPRVKLKNVSWAITTLALKRTAVGSWEKSFHLSLSLIFRVLERQRIWLQNSLHCNN, encoded by the exons ATggatgaagaagaacaagataAAGGAGACTACCAAACAAAAATCCAGTTTTTGATTGTTGAAATGTCTC GCGTTACTGACATAGACACCAGTGTCATCCATGCCCTTGAAGAGTTACATAGAAGTCTTGAGAAGAGAGATGTTGAG GGGCCAAGAGTCAAACTAAAGAATGTATCATGGGCCATCACAACCTTAGCTTTGAAGCGAACTGCAG TCGGAAGCTGGGAAAAAAGCTTCCATTTATCCTTGTCATTAATCTTCAG GGTTTTGGAGAGGCAAAGGATATGGCTTCAGAACTCCTTACACTGCAATAATTGA
- the LOC107493537 gene encoding sulfate transporter 1.2 isoform X2 has translation MDEEEQDKGDYQTKIQFLIVEMSRVTDIDTSVIHALEELHRSLEKRDVEGPRVKLKNVSWAITTLALKRTAVGSWEKSFHLSLSLIFR, from the exons ATggatgaagaagaacaagataAAGGAGACTACCAAACAAAAATCCAGTTTTTGATTGTTGAAATGTCTC GCGTTACTGACATAGACACCAGTGTCATCCATGCCCTTGAAGAGTTACATAGAAGTCTTGAGAAGAGAGATGTTGAG GGGCCAAGAGTCAAACTAAAGAATGTATCATGGGCCATCACAACCTTAGCTTTGAAGCGAACTGCAG TCGGAAGCTGGGAAAAAAGCTTCCATTTATCCTTGTCATTAATCTTCAG GTGA